Proteins encoded within one genomic window of Aquipuribacter sp. SD81:
- a CDS encoding proline dehydrogenase family protein — protein MIAEAQRAVLLAASRNDRLRGLVERAPVTRDLVHRFVAGTGDDEALTATADLRGQGLLVTLDRLGEDVRDEADAARTRDAYVGLLGRLSALGLSDDGDVEVSVKLSALGQALGSGGEQVALENARTICEAAALAGTTVTLDMEDHSTVDSTLRVLERLREEWPWVGAVLQAQLRRTEADCRDLAGTGSRVRLCKGAYAPPDAVAFPDPHGTDRSYVRCAKVLLAGDGYPMLATHDPVLLDIAEAVALDVGRADDAWEVQMLLGVRAQEQARLAGLGRRVRTYVPYGDDWYAYLVRRLAERPANLALLLRSLTTTR, from the coding sequence GTGATCGCCGAGGCCCAGCGCGCGGTGCTCCTGGCCGCCTCGCGGAACGACCGCCTGCGCGGGCTCGTCGAGCGCGCGCCGGTGACCCGCGACCTCGTGCACCGCTTCGTCGCGGGCACCGGTGACGACGAGGCCCTCACCGCGACCGCGGACCTGCGCGGGCAGGGTCTGCTCGTGACGCTCGACCGGCTGGGCGAGGACGTGCGCGACGAGGCGGACGCCGCCCGCACGCGCGACGCGTACGTGGGCCTGCTCGGGCGGCTGTCGGCCCTCGGGCTCAGCGACGACGGCGACGTCGAGGTGTCGGTCAAGCTGTCGGCCCTCGGGCAGGCGCTCGGCAGCGGCGGGGAGCAGGTGGCGCTGGAGAACGCCCGGACGATCTGCGAGGCGGCGGCCCTCGCCGGCACGACCGTCACCCTCGACATGGAGGACCACTCGACCGTCGACTCGACGCTGCGGGTGCTCGAGCGGCTGCGCGAGGAGTGGCCGTGGGTGGGCGCGGTGCTGCAGGCGCAGCTGCGCCGCACCGAGGCCGACTGCCGCGACCTCGCAGGCACGGGCTCGCGGGTCCGGCTCTGCAAGGGCGCGTACGCGCCGCCGGACGCGGTCGCCTTCCCCGACCCGCACGGCACCGACCGCTCGTACGTGCGCTGCGCGAAGGTCCTGCTCGCGGGCGACGGCTACCCGATGCTGGCGACCCACGACCCCGTCCTGCTCGACATCGCCGAGGCGGTCGCCCTCGACGTCGGCCGGGCCGACGACGCGTGGGAGGTGCAGATGCTGCTCGGCGTGCGCGCGCAGGAGCAGGCCCGGCTGGCGGGGCTCGGACGCCGGGTCCGCACCTACGTCCCCTACGGCGACGACTGGTACGCCTACCTCGTCCGGCGGCTCGCGGAGCGTCCCGCCAACCTCGCCCTGCTCCTGCGCTCCCTGACGACGACGCGGTGA
- a CDS encoding sugar phosphate isomerase/epimerase family protein, which produces MTAASRDPGGSGGRLPLVGLATSSVYPDGAEVAFRAAAELGYDGVEVMVWSDPVSRDADALRRLSATYDVPILSIHAPTLLLTQGVWGRDNWARLVRTAEHAEALGADVVVVHPPFRWQRTYGRAFEEGIAALGEEHHCTFAVENMFPWRVGGRDVRAYAPGWDLLDHDYSHCTLDFSHAATARQDALQLLEDLGDRVVHVHLADGSGSLKDEHLVPGDGNQPVAEVLEKLAAGGWAGHVVAEINTRRDRDHRDVALQRTLDFARQHLGVAPADGR; this is translated from the coding sequence GTGACGGCTGCATCGAGGGACCCGGGCGGCTCGGGCGGCCGGCTGCCGCTCGTGGGCCTCGCCACGTCGTCGGTGTACCCCGACGGCGCGGAGGTCGCCTTCCGCGCCGCCGCGGAGCTCGGCTACGACGGCGTCGAGGTCATGGTGTGGTCGGACCCCGTCAGCCGCGACGCGGACGCGCTGCGGCGGCTGTCGGCGACCTACGACGTCCCGATCCTCAGCATCCACGCCCCGACGCTGCTGCTCACCCAGGGCGTGTGGGGACGCGACAACTGGGCGAGGCTCGTGCGGACCGCGGAGCACGCGGAGGCGCTCGGCGCCGACGTCGTCGTCGTGCACCCGCCGTTCCGCTGGCAGCGCACGTACGGCCGGGCCTTCGAGGAGGGCATCGCCGCGCTCGGCGAGGAGCACCACTGCACCTTCGCGGTCGAGAACATGTTCCCGTGGCGCGTCGGCGGGCGCGACGTCCGCGCGTACGCCCCGGGCTGGGACCTGCTCGACCACGACTACAGCCACTGCACGCTCGACTTCTCCCACGCGGCCACCGCGCGCCAGGACGCGCTGCAGCTGCTGGAGGACCTCGGCGACCGGGTCGTGCACGTGCACCTCGCCGACGGGTCCGGGTCGCTCAAGGACGAGCACCTCGTCCCGGGCGACGGGAACCAGCCGGTCGCGGAGGTGCTGGAGAAGCTGGCGGCGGGCGGCTGGGCGGGGCACGTCGTCGCCGAGATCAACACGCGCCGCGACCGCGACCACCGCGACGTCGCGCTGCAGCGCACGCTCGACTTCGCCCGGCAGCACCTCGGGGTCGCGCCCGCGGACGGGCGTTAG
- a CDS encoding YidH family protein, with protein sequence MAGGGQDPRGRRPRAVFGVGEEPDPRFTLANERTALAWVRTSLALVAAGLAAAVADGVVDTGGLLRVVALVSVVAAGYLAVSSVVRWGRTERAMRLRRPLPPPSGLAVVVVVVLGLAVTALLALR encoded by the coding sequence GTGGCCGGCGGCGGACAGGACCCACGGGGACGGCGGCCGCGCGCCGTCTTCGGCGTGGGCGAGGAGCCGGACCCGCGGTTCACCCTCGCCAACGAGCGGACGGCGCTCGCCTGGGTGCGGACCTCGCTGGCGCTCGTGGCCGCGGGCCTCGCGGCGGCGGTCGCGGACGGCGTCGTCGACACCGGCGGGCTCCTGCGCGTCGTCGCGCTGGTCTCCGTGGTGGCGGCGGGCTACCTCGCCGTCAGCTCGGTCGTGCGCTGGGGCCGCACCGAGCGGGCGATGCGGCTGCGGCGCCCCCTGCCGCCGCCGTCGGGGCTTGCGGTGGTCGTGGTGGTGGTGCTCGGCCTCGCCGTGACGGCGCTGCTGGCCCTGCGATGA
- a CDS encoding amino-acid N-acetyltransferase, which yields MTSTAHHHGARPPLRGTVGLRAARPADVPRIAELVEAYVVDRRLLAKDLVTLYEDVQEFVVAERTVPAPGGGVPSVEVVGCGALHVMWSDLAEVRTVAVDERLRGHGVGRALVAELLGRARHLGVARVFCLTFERDFFATFGFREIEAAPITPEVYAELLRSHDEGVAEFLDLARVKPNTLGNSRMLVDL from the coding sequence CTGACGAGCACCGCGCACCACCACGGAGCCCGGCCTCCCCTTCGGGGGACGGTCGGGCTCCGTGCTGCCCGGCCGGCGGACGTCCCCCGCATCGCCGAGCTGGTCGAGGCCTACGTCGTCGACCGGCGGCTGCTGGCCAAGGACCTCGTGACGCTCTACGAGGACGTCCAGGAGTTCGTCGTCGCCGAGCGCACGGTGCCCGCCCCCGGCGGCGGCGTGCCGAGCGTCGAGGTCGTCGGCTGCGGCGCGCTGCACGTCATGTGGTCCGACCTCGCCGAGGTGCGCACGGTCGCCGTGGACGAGCGGCTGCGTGGTCACGGCGTCGGCCGCGCGCTCGTGGCGGAGCTGCTCGGTCGCGCCCGCCACCTCGGGGTGGCGCGCGTGTTCTGCCTGACCTTCGAGCGCGACTTCTTCGCCACGTTCGGCTTCCGCGAGATCGAGGCCGCGCCCATCACGCCCGAGGTCTACGCCGAGCTGCTGCGCAGCCACGACGAGGGGGTCGCGGAGTTCCTAGACCTCGCGCGCGTCAAGCCCAACACCCTCGGCAACTCCCGGATGCTCGTCGACCTCTGA
- a CDS encoding A/G-specific adenine glycosylase yields the protein MSHQTPVARVVPVWAAWLERWPTATALADDSPGEAVRMWGRLGYPRRALRLHETAVAVRDRHGGALPGEYEGLLALPGVGPYTAGAVATFAFGRRAVVLDVNVRRVLARVHDGTDPTSAAPTVGERARAQHALPQPAARAAAWNAAVMELGALVCTAGTPGCDRCPLRSRCRWAADPPPARARTTRRQAWHGTDRQVRGRMMALLRDADLVGDDALLAVCEQPEQARRCLAGLVADGLAERTATGVRLPL from the coding sequence ATGAGCCACCAGACGCCCGTGGCCCGGGTCGTCCCGGTCTGGGCGGCGTGGCTCGAGCGCTGGCCCACCGCCACCGCGCTCGCCGACGACTCGCCCGGTGAGGCGGTCCGCATGTGGGGCCGGCTCGGCTACCCCCGCCGGGCGCTGCGCCTGCACGAGACCGCGGTCGCGGTACGGGACCGGCACGGCGGTGCGCTGCCCGGTGAGTACGAGGGGCTGCTCGCCCTGCCCGGGGTCGGCCCGTACACCGCGGGGGCGGTCGCGACCTTCGCCTTCGGACGCCGGGCGGTCGTCCTCGACGTCAACGTGCGCCGCGTCCTGGCGCGCGTCCACGACGGCACCGACCCCACCTCGGCCGCACCGACCGTCGGGGAGCGGGCCCGGGCGCAGCACGCGCTGCCGCAGCCGGCCGCGCGTGCGGCGGCCTGGAACGCCGCCGTCATGGAGCTCGGCGCGCTCGTGTGCACGGCCGGTACGCCGGGCTGCGACCGGTGTCCCCTGCGGTCGCGGTGCCGGTGGGCCGCCGACCCCCCGCCGGCTCGTGCACGCACCACGCGCCGGCAGGCGTGGCACGGCACCGACCGCCAGGTGCGCGGTCGCATGATGGCGCTGCTCCGCGACGCCGACCTGGTCGGCGACGACGCGCTGCTCGCCGTGTGCGAGCAGCCGGAGCAGGCCCGCCGCTGCCTCGCCGGCCTCGTGGCCGACGGTCTCGCCGAGCGCACCGCGACGGGCGTGCGACTGCCGCTCTGA
- a CDS encoding ATP-dependent Clp protease ATP-binding subunit, whose translation MFERFTDRARRVVVLAQEEARMLNHNYIGTEHILLGLIHEGEGVAAKALESLGISLDAVREQVQEIIGQGQQAPSGHIPFTPRAKKVLELSLREALQLGHNYIGTEHILLGLIREGEGVAAQVLVKLGADLNRVRQQVIQLLSGYQGKEPATAGGPSAENTPSGSLVLDQFGRNLTQAARESKLDPVIGREKEIERVMQVLSRRTKNNPVLIGEPGVGKTAVVEGLSQAIVRGEVPETLKDKQLYTLDLGALVAGSRYRGDFEERLKKVLKEIRTRGDIILFIDEIHTLVGAGAAEGAIDAASILKPMLARGELQTIGATTLDEYRKHVEKDPALERRFQPIQVAEPSLAHAIEILKGLRDRYEAHHRVSITDAALVAAANLADRYINDRYLPDKAIDLIDEAGARLRIRRMTAPPDLREFDERIAQVRREKESAIDSQDFEKAASLRDDEKRLLGQKAEREKQWKSGDMDVVAEVDEELIAEVLAIATGIPVFKLTEEESQRLLRMEDELHKRVIGQNEAIKALSQAIRRTRAGLKDPKRPGGSFIFAGPTGVGKTELAKSLAEFLFGDEDSLIQLDMSEFSEKHTVSRLFGSPPGYVGYEEGGQLTEKVRRKPFSVVLFDEVEKAHPDIFNSLLQILEDGRLTDSQGRMVDFKNTVIIMTTNLGTRDIAKGVSMGFSAGNDTRTGYERMKNKVIDELKQHFRPEFLNRVDDTIVFPQLTQEEIVTIVDLMIAKLDSRLRDKDMGIELTPAAKALLAQRGYDPVLGARPLRRTIQRDIEDALSEKILFSELTSGQLVLVDVDGEGELAHFTFAGTERRVPESPELEGAGAGGSPAGEDGAGAAAS comes from the coding sequence ATGTTCGAGAGGTTCACCGACCGCGCTCGACGCGTGGTGGTCCTGGCCCAGGAAGAGGCCAGGATGCTCAACCACAACTACATCGGCACCGAGCACATCCTGCTCGGGCTCATCCACGAGGGCGAGGGGGTCGCCGCCAAGGCGCTGGAGTCCCTCGGCATCTCGCTGGACGCCGTGCGCGAGCAGGTCCAGGAGATCATCGGTCAGGGTCAGCAGGCCCCGTCCGGCCACATCCCCTTCACCCCGCGGGCCAAGAAGGTCCTCGAGCTGAGCCTCCGCGAGGCGCTGCAGCTCGGCCACAACTACATCGGCACCGAGCACATCCTGCTCGGGCTCATCCGTGAGGGCGAGGGCGTCGCCGCCCAGGTCCTCGTGAAGCTGGGCGCCGACCTCAACCGCGTCCGCCAGCAGGTCATCCAGCTGCTGAGCGGCTACCAGGGCAAGGAGCCGGCCACGGCCGGCGGGCCGTCGGCGGAGAACACGCCGTCGGGCTCCCTCGTCCTCGACCAGTTCGGCCGCAACCTCACGCAGGCCGCGCGCGAGTCCAAGCTCGACCCCGTCATCGGGCGCGAGAAGGAGATCGAGCGCGTCATGCAGGTCCTGTCGCGCCGGACCAAGAACAACCCCGTCCTCATCGGCGAGCCCGGTGTCGGCAAGACCGCCGTCGTCGAGGGCCTCTCGCAGGCCATCGTCCGCGGCGAGGTGCCGGAGACGCTCAAGGACAAGCAGCTGTACACCCTCGACCTCGGTGCGCTCGTGGCCGGCAGCCGCTACCGCGGCGACTTCGAGGAGCGGCTGAAGAAGGTCCTCAAGGAGATCCGCACCCGCGGCGACATCATCCTGTTCATCGACGAGATCCACACCCTCGTCGGGGCGGGTGCCGCCGAGGGCGCCATCGACGCCGCGAGCATCCTCAAGCCGATGCTGGCCCGCGGCGAGCTGCAGACGATCGGCGCCACCACGCTCGACGAGTACCGCAAGCACGTCGAGAAGGACCCGGCCCTGGAGCGCCGCTTCCAGCCGATCCAGGTCGCCGAGCCGTCGCTCGCGCACGCCATCGAGATCCTCAAGGGCCTGCGCGACCGCTACGAGGCGCACCACCGGGTCTCCATCACCGACGCCGCGCTCGTCGCGGCGGCGAACCTCGCCGACCGGTACATCAACGACCGCTACCTGCCGGACAAGGCGATCGACCTCATCGACGAGGCGGGCGCGCGACTGCGCATCCGCCGGATGACGGCGCCGCCGGACCTGCGGGAGTTCGACGAGCGCATCGCCCAGGTGCGGCGCGAGAAGGAGTCCGCGATCGACTCGCAGGACTTCGAGAAGGCCGCGTCCCTGCGCGACGACGAGAAGCGCCTGCTCGGGCAGAAGGCCGAACGCGAGAAGCAGTGGAAGTCCGGCGACATGGACGTGGTCGCGGAGGTCGACGAGGAGCTGATCGCCGAGGTCCTCGCCATCGCCACGGGCATCCCGGTCTTCAAGCTGACGGAGGAGGAGTCCCAGCGGCTGCTCCGCATGGAGGACGAGCTGCACAAGCGCGTCATCGGCCAGAACGAGGCCATCAAGGCCCTGTCGCAGGCCATCCGGCGCACGCGCGCGGGCCTCAAGGACCCCAAGCGCCCCGGCGGCTCGTTCATCTTCGCCGGTCCCACGGGCGTCGGTAAGACCGAGCTCGCCAAGTCGCTCGCGGAGTTCCTCTTCGGTGACGAGGACTCGCTCATCCAGCTCGACATGAGCGAGTTCTCCGAGAAGCACACCGTCTCGCGGCTGTTCGGCTCCCCGCCCGGCTACGTCGGGTACGAGGAGGGCGGCCAGCTCACGGAGAAGGTGCGTCGCAAGCCGTTCTCGGTGGTCCTCTTCGACGAGGTCGAGAAGGCGCACCCGGACATCTTCAACTCGCTGCTGCAGATCCTCGAGGACGGCCGCCTCACCGACTCCCAGGGTCGGATGGTCGACTTCAAGAACACCGTCATCATCATGACGACGAACCTCGGCACCAGGGACATCGCCAAGGGCGTCTCCATGGGCTTCAGCGCCGGCAACGACACGCGCACCGGCTACGAGCGCATGAAGAACAAGGTGATCGACGAGCTCAAGCAGCACTTCCGGCCGGAGTTCCTCAACCGCGTCGACGACACGATCGTCTTCCCCCAGCTCACACAGGAGGAGATCGTCACGATCGTCGACCTCATGATCGCGAAGCTGGACTCGCGCCTGCGCGACAAGGACATGGGCATCGAGCTCACGCCCGCCGCGAAGGCGCTGCTGGCCCAGCGCGGCTACGACCCCGTCCTCGGGGCACGCCCGCTGCGCCGCACCATCCAGCGCGACATCGAGGACGCCCTGTCCGAGAAGATCCTGTTCTCGGAGCTGACGTCGGGCCAGCTCGTGCTGGTGGACGTCGACGGCGAGGGCGAGCTCGCGCACTTCACCTTCGCGGGCACGGAGCGCCGTGTCCCGGAGTCGCCCGAGCTCGAGGGCGCGGGCGCCGGCGGGTCCCCCGCCGGTGAGGACGGCGCGGGGGCGGCAGCCTCCTGA
- the disA gene encoding DNA integrity scanning diadenylate cyclase DisA, whose product MESVDDRLRQVLATVAPGTQLRDGLERILRGRTGALIVLGFDETVATMCTGGFVLDVDFSATRLRELAKMDGAIVVDTAGRGAGTIVRAGVQLVPDPRISTPESGTRHRTADKASRQCGFPVISVSQSMSLIAVYLDGRRHVLEDSGAILARANQALATLERYASRLDEVTGNLSALEIEDLVTVRDVATVLQRAEMVRRISEEVRGYVVELGTDGRLVELQMDELIAGFETELSSVVHDYVGPDGSAAEAEVALAGLAGLGSAELLSLDAVAAHVAPTGSDGGLDATVSPRGYRMLRRLPRLPDVVVRRLVDRFGSLQKLLAAGVEDLQQVDGLTLSRARGVREGLSRLAETSILERYV is encoded by the coding sequence ATGGAGAGCGTCGACGACCGCCTCCGGCAGGTCCTCGCCACCGTGGCTCCCGGCACGCAGCTGCGCGACGGCCTCGAGCGCATCCTGCGCGGGCGGACCGGCGCGCTCATCGTCCTCGGCTTCGACGAGACGGTCGCCACGATGTGCACGGGCGGCTTCGTGCTCGACGTCGACTTCTCCGCGACCCGGCTGCGTGAGCTCGCGAAGATGGACGGCGCGATCGTCGTCGACACCGCCGGTCGCGGTGCGGGCACGATCGTGCGTGCCGGGGTCCAGCTCGTACCCGACCCGCGCATCTCCACCCCCGAGTCCGGCACCCGGCACCGCACCGCCGACAAGGCGTCGCGCCAGTGCGGCTTCCCCGTCATCTCGGTGTCGCAGTCGATGAGCCTCATCGCGGTCTACCTCGACGGGCGCCGGCACGTTCTCGAGGACTCCGGCGCGATCCTCGCCCGCGCGAACCAGGCGCTCGCCACGCTCGAGCGGTACGCCTCCCGCCTCGACGAGGTGACCGGCAACCTTTCCGCGCTCGAGATCGAGGACCTCGTGACGGTGCGCGACGTCGCCACCGTGCTGCAGCGCGCCGAGATGGTCCGCCGCATCTCCGAGGAGGTCCGGGGCTACGTCGTCGAGCTGGGCACCGACGGCCGGCTCGTCGAGCTGCAGATGGACGAGCTCATCGCGGGCTTCGAGACCGAGCTGTCGAGCGTCGTCCACGACTACGTCGGCCCGGACGGGTCGGCCGCGGAGGCCGAGGTCGCGCTCGCGGGCCTCGCGGGCCTCGGCTCGGCCGAGCTGCTCTCCCTCGACGCCGTGGCGGCGCACGTCGCACCCACCGGCTCCGACGGCGGTCTCGACGCCACCGTGAGCCCGCGCGGCTACCGCATGCTGCGCCGGCTGCCGCGTCTGCCCGACGTCGTCGTGCGGCGCCTCGTCGACCGCTTCGGCAGCCTGCAGAAGCTGCTCGCCGCGGGCGTGGAGGACCTGCAGCAGGTCGACGGGCTCACGCTGTCGCGGGCCCGCGGCGTGCGTGAGGGGCTGTCGCGCCTGGCCGAGACGAGCATCCTCGAGCGGTACGTCTGA
- a CDS encoding DNA repair protein RadA has translation MATSRARRPTYACTACGAEHPRWAGRCSQCQGWGTVEEVPAGLLAPAGATGAGGAARALSRPAQRVADVDETRTRRDPTGLGEFDRVVGGGLVPGQVVLLAGEPGVGKSTLLLEVAHRCAVGGAAAAARAAALALAAPSPGRRRLAGVPTGEDPRTVLYVTGEESAEQVAVRARRTGADAHGLLVADEQDLHALLAHVEQHEPDLVVVDSVQTVSDPDVDGRAGGTSQVQHVTQVLTRMAKSRRVPLLLVGQSTKESSVAGPRSLEHLVDTVLTFEGDRHTSLRLLRATKNRFGPADEVACFEQTDGGLREVHDPSELFRGTREHPVPGTCVAVAVEGRRALLAEVQALVAKAASPNPRRGVTGLDASRTAMLVAVTERAMGRRLADKDVFVATVGGARLGEPGTDLAVVLALASAVWEAPLPDDVIAVGEVALSGDIRPVAMVAQRVQEAVRLGYRRILVPSGTSARVGSVPSGVSLRELSHLGPALSSLEKLARGPEERA, from the coding sequence GTGGCCACCTCCCGCGCGCGACGACCGACCTACGCGTGCACCGCGTGCGGCGCGGAGCACCCCCGCTGGGCCGGGCGCTGCTCGCAGTGCCAGGGCTGGGGCACCGTCGAGGAGGTGCCGGCGGGCCTGCTCGCGCCGGCGGGGGCGACCGGCGCCGGCGGCGCCGCCCGTGCGCTGAGCCGGCCCGCGCAGCGCGTGGCCGACGTCGACGAGACCCGCACCCGCCGGGACCCGACCGGCCTCGGCGAGTTCGACCGCGTGGTGGGAGGCGGGCTCGTGCCCGGGCAGGTCGTGCTGCTCGCGGGCGAGCCGGGCGTGGGCAAGTCGACCCTGCTCCTCGAGGTCGCCCACCGCTGCGCCGTCGGCGGCGCCGCCGCCGCGGCGCGCGCCGCCGCGCTCGCGCTCGCGGCTCCGTCGCCCGGTCGGCGACGGCTCGCCGGGGTGCCCACCGGTGAGGACCCGCGGACGGTCCTGTACGTCACCGGCGAGGAGTCCGCGGAGCAGGTCGCGGTGCGCGCGCGCCGCACGGGAGCCGACGCGCACGGCCTCCTCGTCGCCGACGAGCAGGACCTGCACGCCCTCCTCGCCCACGTCGAGCAGCACGAGCCGGACCTCGTCGTCGTCGACTCCGTGCAGACCGTCTCCGACCCCGACGTCGACGGGCGGGCCGGCGGCACGAGCCAGGTGCAGCACGTCACGCAGGTCCTCACCCGCATGGCGAAGTCGCGCCGGGTGCCGCTGCTGCTCGTCGGGCAGTCGACCAAGGAGTCCTCGGTCGCCGGTCCGCGCTCGCTGGAGCACCTCGTCGACACGGTCCTCACCTTCGAGGGCGACCGGCACACGAGCCTGCGGCTGCTGCGCGCGACCAAGAACCGCTTCGGCCCCGCCGACGAGGTGGCGTGCTTCGAGCAGACCGACGGCGGGCTGCGCGAGGTCCACGACCCGTCGGAGCTGTTCCGCGGCACGCGGGAGCACCCGGTGCCCGGCACGTGCGTCGCGGTGGCGGTCGAGGGTCGCCGCGCGCTGCTCGCCGAGGTCCAGGCGCTCGTGGCGAAGGCCGCCTCGCCCAACCCGCGACGCGGGGTCACCGGCCTCGACGCGTCGCGCACGGCCATGCTCGTCGCGGTCACCGAGCGCGCGATGGGGCGTCGGCTCGCGGACAAGGACGTCTTCGTCGCCACCGTGGGCGGCGCCCGGCTGGGCGAGCCGGGGACCGACCTCGCCGTCGTGCTCGCCCTCGCCTCCGCCGTGTGGGAGGCGCCGCTGCCGGACGACGTCATCGCCGTCGGCGAGGTGGCGCTGTCCGGCGACATCCGGCCCGTCGCCATGGTCGCCCAGCGGGTGCAGGAGGCGGTGCGCCTCGGCTACCGCCGCATCCTCGTGCCGTCCGGCACGTCCGCCCGGGTGGGCTCCGTGCCGAGCGGGGTGTCGCTGCGCGAGCTGTCGCACCTCGGGCCGGCGCTCTCGTCGCTGGAGAAGCTGGCGCGGGGTCCGGAGGAGCGGGCCTAG
- a CDS encoding histone-like nucleoid-structuring protein Lsr2 — translation MAQQVNVVLVDDLDGSPAEETVTFGLDGITYEIDLNAENAARLRDGFAEWVGHGRRVAGARRRGARTTPTKRTSVGSDNATIREWARSNGYEVSERGRIKAEVVEAFNAANG, via the coding sequence ATGGCACAGCAGGTGAATGTCGTCCTCGTGGACGACCTCGACGGCTCTCCCGCGGAGGAGACCGTCACATTCGGGCTCGACGGCATCACGTACGAGATCGACCTCAACGCCGAGAACGCCGCGCGGCTGCGCGACGGCTTCGCGGAGTGGGTCGGCCACGGCCGTCGCGTCGCCGGCGCACGGCGTCGCGGCGCCCGCACCACGCCCACGAAGCGCACGAGCGTCGGCTCGGACAACGCGACCATCCGCGAGTGGGCGCGCTCCAACGGCTACGAGGTCTCCGAGCGGGGGCGCATCAAGGCGGAGGTCGTGGAGGCCTTCAACGCCGCCAACGGCTGA
- a CDS encoding TerC family protein, whose protein sequence is MTSLAVPLGTTAPGSGNLETIGHPTLWIGTLAVVVGLFVFDFIATRKPHDVSMKEAAGWSAFYIALPLLFGGYIVWRHGTQIGLEYYTGYIVEKSLSVDNLFVFILILSAFAVPRHLQQRALLWGILGALVLRGVFIAVGAVAIQQLSFAFLIFGAILIFTAIHLLLEELRGGEKEIHVSELRIVKVVRRLTPVSDDYEGTKFRVVRDGTRYLTPFALVVLVLLFTDVVFAVDSVPAVYGITGDPYLVFATNAFALLGLRALYFLLEGALSKLVHLSYGLSFILAFIGVKLLLHWAHEDISTSVPEVPTLWSLVVIVGALVVVTVTSLLSNRRTSPPEALVDEETTPGEDVREAEDVRDR, encoded by the coding sequence ATGACGTCCCTCGCGGTCCCGCTCGGCACCACCGCCCCCGGCAGCGGCAACCTGGAGACCATCGGCCACCCCACCCTGTGGATCGGCACGCTGGCCGTGGTGGTCGGGCTCTTCGTCTTCGACTTCATCGCGACCCGCAAGCCGCACGACGTGTCGATGAAGGAGGCGGCCGGCTGGTCGGCGTTCTACATCGCGCTGCCGCTCCTGTTCGGCGGCTACATCGTCTGGCGCCACGGCACGCAGATCGGCCTCGAGTACTACACCGGGTACATCGTCGAGAAGTCGTTGAGCGTCGACAACCTCTTCGTCTTCATCCTCATCCTCAGCGCCTTCGCGGTGCCGCGGCACCTGCAGCAGCGCGCCCTGCTGTGGGGCATCCTCGGCGCGCTCGTGCTGCGCGGCGTGTTCATCGCCGTCGGTGCGGTCGCCATCCAGCAGCTGAGCTTCGCCTTCCTGATCTTCGGCGCGATCCTCATCTTCACCGCGATCCACCTGCTGCTCGAGGAGCTGCGGGGCGGGGAGAAGGAGATCCACGTCTCCGAGCTGCGCATCGTGAAGGTCGTCCGGAGGCTGACCCCCGTCAGCGACGACTACGAGGGCACGAAGTTCCGGGTGGTGCGCGACGGCACCCGCTACCTCACGCCGTTCGCCCTCGTCGTGCTCGTGCTGCTCTTCACGGACGTCGTGTTCGCCGTCGACTCGGTGCCCGCGGTGTACGGCATCACCGGCGACCCGTACCTCGTGTTCGCGACGAACGCCTTCGCGCTGCTCGGTCTGCGCGCGCTGTACTTCCTCCTCGAGGGGGCGCTGTCGAAGCTCGTCCACCTGTCCTACGGGCTGTCGTTCATCCTCGCCTTCATCGGAGTCAAGTTGCTGCTGCACTGGGCGCACGAGGACATCTCGACGTCCGTGCCCGAGGTGCCCACGCTGTGGAGCCTCGTCGTCATCGTCGGTGCGCTCGTGGTCGTCACCGTCACGTCGCTCCTCAGCAACCGCCGGACCAGCCCGCCCGAGGCGCTCGTCGACGAGGAGACGACGCCCGGCGAGGACGTCCGCGAGGCGGAGGACGTGCGCGACCGCTGA
- a CDS encoding DUF202 domain-containing protein encodes MNRRDGGEAPRSPGDGASDGGEPGNGGPGGGGPGDRGPGGGGTGGDGLPWDPGLQPERTALAWQRTGLALAVAALVALRDALLRPGPAATVVATAAALVALVAGLAVLRLARTGLDARVEALRGGRALAPSGAARVAAGGVVAVGVAVVAIVLG; translated from the coding sequence ATGAACCGGCGGGACGGCGGCGAGGCCCCCCGGTCCCCAGGGGACGGGGCGTCCGACGGCGGGGAACCGGGGAACGGGGGACCGGGGGGCGGGGGACCGGGGGACCGGGGACCGGGCGGCGGGGGCACCGGCGGGGACGGCCTGCCCTGGGACCCGGGCCTGCAGCCGGAGCGCACGGCGCTGGCCTGGCAGCGCACCGGCCTCGCGCTGGCGGTCGCGGCGCTGGTCGCGCTGCGCGACGCCCTGCTGCGCCCCGGCCCGGCAGCCACGGTGGTGGCCACCGCGGCCGCGCTCGTCGCCCTCGTGGCCGGGCTCGCGGTGCTCCGGCTCGCGCGGACGGGCCTGGACGCCCGGGTCGAGGCGCTGCGCGGCGGCCGGGCCCTCGCGCCGTCGGGGGCCGCGCGGGTCGCGGCCGGCGGGGTCGTGGCGGTGGGCGTCGCGGTGGTCGCGATCGTCCTCGGGTGA